The genome window CGGTCACGCGGCTCACCCTGCCACCGCCGCCCGCCCCGCCCGCACCTGACCTCGGTCACCTCCGGAGGTGACCGAGGTCAGGTGCGGATGCGTCGCGCCAGGAACGCCCCACCGGGACTGACCGAGGTCAGTCCCGGGACCGACCGAGGTCAGCCGCGCTCGAGCTCCTCCGGGCCGAAGCCCTGCGGCAGCACCTCGGCCATCGTCTGCACGCCCTCCGGCGTCGAGACGAGCAGCGACCGACCGCCGTGCTCGTAGAGCAGCTGGCGGCACCGCCCGCAGGGCATGATCAGCCGCGCGTCGTCGCCGCCCACGCAGGTGAACGCGACCAGGCGGCCCCCGCCGCCGGCCACCAGCGACGACACGAGCCCGCACTCGGCGCACAGCGTCACGCCGTACCCGGCGTTCTCGACGTTGCACCCGGTCACCACGCGCCCGTCGTCCACGAGCGCCGCTGCGCCCACGTGGAAGCGCGAGTAGGGCGCGTAGGCCCGCTGCTGCACCTCGCGGGCGGCGGTCAGCAGCCCGTCCCAGTCGACGTCGTCCGAGCGGTCGTCCACGAGGTCCTCCTGAGGGTCGGTGGGGCCGGGCACGGCGGGTCGGTGTCCGGAGCCCGGGGCCCTGTCGGACAGGGCTCCGGGCTCCGGACACCTCACCGGTGGCGCCGGGCTCCCGGGGTCACTGCTTGACGTAGGGCTGGCCGTCGGCGGCGGGCGCGCGCACCCGGCCGACGAGCCCCGCCACGGCGAGCACCGTCGCCAGGTAGGGGGCCATGAGCAGGAACTGGCTCGGCACCGGCGTGGAGATGGAGCTGAGGATGTCCTGCAGGTTGGTGGCGAGGCCGAACAGCAGCGCCGCGGCGAGCGCGCCCTTGGGCGAGTACCGCCCGAAGATCATGGCGGCGAGGGCGATGTAGCCCTTGCCGGCGCTCATGTTCTGCCCGAACGCCAGGCTCGCGCCGAGGGTGAGCATGGCGCCGCCCAGCCCCGCCAGCGCACCGGCGATGAGCACGTTGACGAAGCGGGTGCGGTTGACGTCGATGCCCACCGTGTCGGCGGCGCGGGGGTGCTCCCCTACGGCGCGCACCCGCAGGCCCCACCGGGTGCGGAACAGCGCGACGTGCACCACCACCACGGCCACGTACATGAGGTAGACGATCACGGACTGGTTGAACAGCACCGGCCCGAGCACGGGGACGTCGGACAGCAGCGGGACGGCCACCGGCCCGAGCCCGGGCGGGGTGTTGAGGGCGCGGTCGGCCGACAGCACCGTGCTGAACAGGTAGTTGGTCAGGCCCAGCACCAGCACGTTGAGCACGACGCCCACGATGATCTGGTCGACCAGGTAGCGGATGGCGAAGACCGCCAGCAGCAGCCCGACGAGCACGCCCGCCAGCGGAGCCGCGACGAGCCCCAGCCAGGCGCTCTGCGTGGCGCTCGCCACGACGGCGGACAGGAACGCGCCGGCCAGCAGCTGCCCCTCGATGGCGATGTTCACCACGCCGGCGCGCTCGGAGACGACGCCGGACAGCGCCCCGAACACCAGCGGCACGGCCAGCACGAGGCCACCGCCGAGCAGGCCGACCAGGCTGATGCGCTGGCCGGCGACCACCCAGACGAGGAAGCCGACCACCCACAGCAGCGCGAACGCCGGCACGGCCCAGCGCGGCGCCGGGCGCCCCGCCCTGCGGGCGAGCTCGACGACGACGACGACCGCCGCGCACAGCAGGCCCACGAGCCAGCCGGTGGGGCGACCCGGCAGCGGCAGGTCGGGCAGCGCGATGGCCGCTCCCCCGCCGGACAGGGCGAAGGAGGAGCTGCCCGAGGGGCCGAAGCCGCCGAAGAGCAGCAGCGCCAGCGCGGCGAAGACGGCCAGGACCCACACGGGCCGGGCGCTGGCGCGCTCCGGCACCGGCGCGGGCGCCTGCTGCGCCGGGTGCGGGGTGGGGTCGACGGGTGCGGTGGTGCTCACGCGGCGGCTCCCTGGCGCTCGGCGGTCGGTGCGGCGGCGTCGGTGCCGCGGCGGCGCTTGGTCTCGAGGCGGAAGATCGCCCTCACGAGCGGCGGGGCCGCGATGAGCAGGACGATCACCGACTGCACCACGAGGACGATGTCGATGGGGGTGCCGGTCTGGGCCTGCATGAGCACGCCACCGGCGCGCAGGGCGCCGAACAGCAGGCCCGCCAGCACCACGCCGAAGGGGCGCGAGCGCCCGAGCAGCGCCACGGTGATGGCGTCCGGCCCGATGGAGCCGGCGATGCCGCCGGTGAGCGACTTCTCGGTGCCCAGCAGCTGGGCCGCGCCGGCCAGGCCCGCCAGCGCGCCGGCGGCGACCATGACGCCCACGTAGGCGGCGGGCACGCTCATGCCCGCGGTCCGGGCGGCGGCCGGGTTGGCGCCCACGGCGCGCCAGCGGAAGCCGAGGGTGCTGCGCTCCACGAGCCACCAGACGACGGCGGCGGCCACGAGCACCACGAGGAAGCCGAGGTGCAGGCGGAAGCTGTCGCCCAGGAGCAGCGGGAAGGCCGCGGAGTCGTCCACCGGCGGGCTGATGGGGTTGGAGGCGCCGTCGCGCTGGAAGGTGCTCGTGGTGAGCAGGTACGCCAGCAGGTACAGGGCGACGTAGTTGAGCATGATCGTGGTGATCACCTCGGGCGCTCCGGTGCGGGCTCGCAGCACCCCGACCAGACCGCCCCAGAGCGCTCCGCCGACCAGCGCGGCCAGCACGGCCACCACGAGGTGGATGCCCGGCGGCAGGTGCAGGCGGAAGCCGACCAGGCCCGCGAGCACCACGCCGATGATGAGCTGGCCCTGGGCGCCGATGTTGAACAGGCCCACCCGGAAGGCCACGGCGACGCCGAGCCCGGCCGCGATGAGCGGGGTGGCCACGGTCAGCGTCTCGGTGATCGGGCGCCACTGCCGGACGGTGGTGCTCGCCTGCGGGTCGTAGACCGCGCCGCGCAGCATCGCCCCGTACGCCTCGGTGGCGGCGCGCCAGCCCGAGGTGATGGCGTCGGTGGGACGGGCGAAGAAGTAGCCCATCGCGTTCTGCGTGTCGGCGTCGGTCAGGGCGATGAGCACCCCGCCGAGCACGAAGGCGACGACGATGGCGAGCAGCGACACCAGCCAGCTGCTCCGCCGGACGTCCTCCAGCCAGGCCTTCACCGGTCGGTCCTCTCCGTCGTCGACGCGTGCGTCCTGGGGGCGGTGGTGGCGCTCACGTCGTGGCCACCGGGTCGTCGCCGGCCTCGGCGGCGGCGGCCTCCACCTCGCTGGGGTGGGCCGCGGCCTGCGCCACGGCCTCGGCCTCGGGGACCCCGGCCATCATGAGCCCGAGCACGTCGCGAAGGTTCTCGTGGGCGTCGGCGCGCACCACGCCCACCACCCGTCCGCGGTACATGACCGCGATGCGGTCGGCCAGGGCCAGCACCTCGTCGAGCTCAGTGGAGACGATGAGCACCGGGGTGCCCGCGTCGCGCTCGGCGATGATCCGCTGGTGGACGAACTCGATGGAGCCGACGTCCAGGCCGCGGGTGGGCTGGGAGGCGATGAACAGCTGCAGCGGCCGGCTCAGCTCGCGGGCCAGCACCACCTTCTGCTGGTTGCCGCCCGAGAGCGTGCCCGCGGCCACAGACGGCCCGGAGGCGCGCACGTCGAACGCGCCGATGAGCTCGGTGGCGTTGGCGCGCAGGGCGGCGCGGTCGAGGGCGGGGCCCTTGGCGAACGGCGCGGCGCGGTGGCGGTCGAGCACGAGGTTCTCCTCGATGGAGAACGTGCCCACCAGGCCGTCGTGGGTGCGGTCCTCCGGGACGAAGCCGACCCCGGCGTCCAGCACCTGGCGCGTGCTCAGCCCCACCAGCTGCGTGCCGCCCAGGGTGATGGACCCGGTGACGTCGCCCTGCAGGCCCACGACCGCCTCGGTGAGCTCGGTCTGGCCGTTGCCCTGCACCCCGGCGACGGCGAGCACCTCGCCGCGCGCGATGTCGAGGTCGACGCCGTCCACGGCGCGGGCTCCGGTGTGGTCGCGCACCACGAGGTCGCGGACCACGACGGTGACCTCACCCGGTGTCGCGGGCTGCTTGGCCACCCCGAGGGAGACGCTGCGCCCCACCATGAGCGCCGCGAGCTCGTTCTCCGGCGCGCTCGGGTCGGCCGAGCCGACCACCTTCCCCCGGCGGATGACGGTGATGCGGTCGGCGATGGCGCGCACCTCGCGCAGCTTGTGCGTGATGAAGACGATCGAGGTGCCCGCGGCCGTGAGCTGGCGCATGATCGCGATGAGCTCATCAGTCTCCTGCGGCGTGAGCACGGCGGTGGGCTCGTCGAGGATGAGGACCTTCGCGTCGCGGACCAGCGCCTTGAGGATCTCCACGCGCTGCTGCACGCCCACGGGGAGGTCCTCGACGAGGGCGTCCGGGTCCACGGCGAGCCCGTAGCGGTCGGACAGCTCGCGCACGCGGCGCCGCGCGCTGTCGAGGTCCAGCAGCCCCGCGGCCCGCGGACCGCGGGTGGGCTCGTGGCCCAGCACGACGTTCTCCGCGACCGTGAAGACGGGCACCAGCATGAAGTGCTGGTGGACCATGCCGATGCCGGCCGCCATGGCGTCCCCGGGACCGGTCAGCTCCAGCGGGCGGCCGTCCACGAGGAGCCGTCCGGCGTCCGGGCGGTACAGCCCGTAGATGACGTTCATGAGGGTGCTCTTGCCGGCGCCGTTCTCGCCGAGCAGGCAGTGCACCTCCCCGGGGGCCACCACCAGGTCGATGCCGTCGTTGGCGACCAGCGCCCCGAAGCGCTTGGTGATCCCCTCCAGCGCGAGCTCCACGCCCGCACCTCCTTCCACAGCTGCGGCGGGTCCCCCCGGCGCAGCGGTCTGGTCGACCAGCGGACACCAGACGCGCCAGGGCCCCTCGGCACGCTACCGAGGGGCCCGAGCGCGGTCAGCGGTGCGTCACGGGGTGGACTTGGACTCCACCTTGATGGCCCCGCTGGAGATCTGCTCCTGGAGCTTGGTCACCTCGTCCTTGAGCTCCTGGGGGACCTGCGAGTCGAGGTCGTGGTACGGCGCCAGGGCGACGCCGCCGTTCTGGAGCGTGCCGACGTAGGGCTGGCTGGAGAAGGAGCCGTCCACCTCGGACTTCACGGCGGCCTGGACGGCGGTGCCGATCTGCTTCACCACGGTGGTGAGGATGATGTTCCGGTAGTCGGGCTGGGTGTTGTACCCGTCCGAGTCGACCCAGATGACCTTGACGTCCTTGCCGCCGCCGTTCGCGGCCTTGGCCGCGGCCAGCGTGCCGGCGCCCACCGGGCCCGCCACCGGCAGGATGATGTCGGCGCCCTGGTCGATGAAGTTCTGGGTGGTGTTGCGGCCCTTGGTGGCGTCGGTGAAGTCACCGGTGAAGGAGCCGGTCTGGGCGTTCTTGTCCCAGCCGAGCACCTTGACGCTCTTGCCCTTGTCCTGGTTGTACTTCGCGACGCCGTCGCTGAAGCCGTCCATGAAGATGGTCACGGACGGGATCTGGATGCCGCCGTAGGTGGCCACGGTGCCGGTCTTGGACATGCCCGCGGCGACGTAGCCGGCCAGGTAGGCGGCCTGCGCGGTGTCGAACAGGAGCGGCTTGACGTTGTCGCGCGCCGGGTCGACGGTCGAGTCGACGATGGCGAACTGGATGTCCTTGTTGGCGTCCGCGGCCTGGCCGAGGGCGTCGGCCAGGAGGAAGCCGGAGGCGATGACGAGGTTGCAGTTCTGCGTGACCAGCGACTGGATGTTCGGCGCGTAGTCGGCGTCCGACTTCGACTCCACGGAGGCGATCTGGATGCCGTCCTCGGACTTCGCCTTCTCCAGGCCCTCCAGGCCGGCCTGGTTGAAGGACTGGTCCTTGAAGCCGCCGCCGTCGGAGACGATGCACCCCTTGACGCTCGAGCCGGAGCCCGAGGCCGAGGCGGTGGCGGCGCTCGAGCCGCCACCGGTGGAGGTCGTCGGGGCCTGGCCGCACGCGGCCACCAGCGCCAGGGCGCCGGCGGCAGCGACGG of Quadrisphaera sp. RL12-1S contains these proteins:
- a CDS encoding cytidine deaminase yields the protein MDDRSDDVDWDGLLTAAREVQQRAYAPYSRFHVGAAALVDDGRVVTGCNVENAGYGVTLCAECGLVSSLVAGGGGRLVAFTCVGGDDARLIMPCGRCRQLLYEHGGRSLLVSTPEGVQTMAEVLPQGFGPEELERG
- a CDS encoding ABC transporter permease, coding for MSTTAPVDPTPHPAQQAPAPVPERASARPVWVLAVFAALALLLFGGFGPSGSSSFALSGGGAAIALPDLPLPGRPTGWLVGLLCAAVVVVVELARRAGRPAPRWAVPAFALLWVVGFLVWVVAGQRISLVGLLGGGLVLAVPLVFGALSGVVSERAGVVNIAIEGQLLAGAFLSAVVASATQSAWLGLVAAPLAGVLVGLLLAVFAIRYLVDQIIVGVVLNVLVLGLTNYLFSTVLSADRALNTPPGLGPVAVPLLSDVPVLGPVLFNQSVIVYLMYVAVVVVHVALFRTRWGLRVRAVGEHPRAADTVGIDVNRTRFVNVLIAGALAGLGGAMLTLGASLAFGQNMSAGKGYIALAAMIFGRYSPKGALAAALLFGLATNLQDILSSISTPVPSQFLLMAPYLATVLAVAGLVGRVRAPAADGQPYVKQ
- a CDS encoding ABC transporter permease, whose translation is MKAWLEDVRRSSWLVSLLAIVVAFVLGGVLIALTDADTQNAMGYFFARPTDAITSGWRAATEAYGAMLRGAVYDPQASTTVRQWRPITETLTVATPLIAAGLGVAVAFRVGLFNIGAQGQLIIGVVLAGLVGFRLHLPPGIHLVVAVLAALVGGALWGGLVGVLRARTGAPEVITTIMLNYVALYLLAYLLTTSTFQRDGASNPISPPVDDSAAFPLLLGDSFRLHLGFLVVLVAAAVVWWLVERSTLGFRWRAVGANPAAARTAGMSVPAAYVGVMVAAGALAGLAGAAQLLGTEKSLTGGIAGSIGPDAITVALLGRSRPFGVVLAGLLFGALRAGGVLMQAQTGTPIDIVLVVQSVIVLLIAAPPLVRAIFRLETKRRRGTDAAAPTAERQGAAA
- a CDS encoding ABC transporter ATP-binding protein gives rise to the protein MELALEGITKRFGALVANDGIDLVVAPGEVHCLLGENGAGKSTLMNVIYGLYRPDAGRLLVDGRPLELTGPGDAMAAGIGMVHQHFMLVPVFTVAENVVLGHEPTRGPRAAGLLDLDSARRRVRELSDRYGLAVDPDALVEDLPVGVQQRVEILKALVRDAKVLILDEPTAVLTPQETDELIAIMRQLTAAGTSIVFITHKLREVRAIADRITVIRRGKVVGSADPSAPENELAALMVGRSVSLGVAKQPATPGEVTVVVRDLVVRDHTGARAVDGVDLDIARGEVLAVAGVQGNGQTELTEAVVGLQGDVTGSITLGGTQLVGLSTRQVLDAGVGFVPEDRTHDGLVGTFSIEENLVLDRHRAAPFAKGPALDRAALRANATELIGAFDVRASGPSVAAGTLSGGNQQKVVLARELSRPLQLFIASQPTRGLDVGSIEFVHQRIIAERDAGTPVLIVSTELDEVLALADRIAVMYRGRVVGVVRADAHENLRDVLGLMMAGVPEAEAVAQAAAHPSEVEAAAAEAGDDPVATT
- a CDS encoding BMP family lipoprotein; the encoded protein is MKKIFGTVAAAGALALVAACGQAPTTSTGGGSSAATASASGSGSSVKGCIVSDGGGFKDQSFNQAGLEGLEKAKSEDGIQIASVESKSDADYAPNIQSLVTQNCNLVIASGFLLADALGQAADANKDIQFAIVDSTVDPARDNVKPLLFDTAQAAYLAGYVAAGMSKTGTVATYGGIQIPSVTIFMDGFSDGVAKYNQDKGKSVKVLGWDKNAQTGSFTGDFTDATKGRNTTQNFIDQGADIILPVAGPVGAGTLAAAKAANGGGKDVKVIWVDSDGYNTQPDYRNIILTTVVKQIGTAVQAAVKSEVDGSFSSQPYVGTLQNGGVALAPYHDLDSQVPQELKDEVTKLQEQISSGAIKVESKSTP